A window of Microbacterium luteolum contains these coding sequences:
- a CDS encoding DUF4192 family protein, whose translation MTTVLHASDSADFLRVVPALAGFTPRQSIVLLPFRGSRSYGAMRLDLPVEGLSLEEYADAAVGLLSRVEGTDAVALVVYTDAEAHPTRDGLVLPFAVAVDELLGCADDAGLRVVDALCVTSGGWSSYLIDEPVVGALSDIGAASVPRSDADVSGDQFAGVELPTADLAEKERVGRALQELTELLGREGHSPLTGRENPLLLASLGMLEDIPAFFESVLRTSEDLPPFATAALLWCLNRPLFRDVAITQWATDLAGGMRTLDAQLNFAGSGATVPDDLGLVFLGRGPAPDVERLRVALSVVRSAAARAPRASRPAPLTAAAWLSWALGRSTHAGRYLEMVHEIDPQYGLAELLGTMIGGAMLPEWAFRRGPVE comes from the coding sequence ATGACCACCGTGCTCCATGCTTCCGATTCCGCCGATTTCCTCCGCGTCGTCCCCGCCCTCGCCGGCTTCACGCCTCGCCAGAGCATCGTGCTCCTCCCCTTCCGCGGCTCACGCAGCTACGGGGCGATGCGCCTCGACCTCCCCGTTGAGGGCCTCTCCCTCGAGGAGTACGCCGACGCCGCGGTCGGGTTGCTCTCCCGCGTGGAGGGGACCGATGCCGTCGCCCTCGTCGTCTACACCGATGCGGAGGCGCACCCGACGCGCGACGGTCTCGTCCTGCCGTTCGCCGTGGCGGTCGACGAGCTGCTCGGCTGCGCGGACGACGCAGGGCTCCGCGTCGTGGACGCCCTCTGCGTGACCTCGGGCGGTTGGTCGAGCTACCTCATCGACGAGCCCGTGGTCGGCGCGCTCTCCGATATCGGGGCCGCGTCCGTGCCGCGGTCCGACGCTGACGTGTCCGGAGACCAGTTCGCCGGCGTCGAGCTGCCGACCGCCGACCTCGCCGAGAAGGAGCGCGTGGGCCGGGCGTTGCAGGAGCTCACCGAACTGCTCGGTCGTGAAGGGCACAGCCCCCTGACCGGCCGCGAGAATCCCCTCCTGCTCGCGTCGCTCGGGATGCTGGAAGACATCCCGGCGTTCTTCGAGTCGGTCCTGCGCACGTCGGAGGATCTCCCGCCGTTCGCCACGGCCGCCCTGCTCTGGTGTCTCAACCGGCCGCTGTTCCGTGATGTCGCGATCACGCAGTGGGCGACGGATCTGGCGGGCGGCATGCGCACCCTCGACGCGCAGCTCAACTTCGCCGGCTCCGGTGCGACGGTCCCCGATGATCTCGGCCTCGTCTTCCTCGGCCGCGGTCCCGCTCCCGATGTCGAGCGGCTCCGTGTCGCCCTCTCGGTCGTCCGGTCGGCGGCGGCGCGAGCGCCCCGCGCTTCGAGGCCTGCGCCGCTCACTGCGGCGGCGTGGCTGTCGTGGGCCCTCGGACGGTCGACGCACGCGGGCCGCTACCTCGAGATGGTGCACGAGATCGACCCGCAGTACGGGCTCGCCGAACTGCTCGGCACGATGATCGGCGGCGCGATGCTTCCCGAGTGGGCGTTCCGGCGCGGTCCGGTGGAATGA
- the lysS gene encoding lysine--tRNA ligase, translated as MTDASAAPESASADPSTEEDTHEQRAVRLAKRERLIEKRADAAGGAFPVAVPVTHSIPALRAQYDALEAGAETGVVVGVAGRVVFSRNTGKLCFATLQAGDGTRIQAMISLANVGDESLAEWKEFVDLGDHVFVHGEVISSRRGELSIMADAWAIASKAILPLPNAYSELSEEGRVRSRYLDLIVREQARTTVRARAAVNASLRATFTGHDYLEVETPMLQVQHGGASARPFVTRSNAFDTELYLRIAPELYLKRAVVGGIERVFEINRNFRNEGADSTHSPEFAMLEAYQAYGDYNQMAALTQELVQQAAIAVTGSTTVTWADGTEYDLGGEWDRISMYESLSAASGRTVTPQDAVEDLIAFAEASGVDLPPQATHGKLVEELWEHFVKGDLVRPTFVMDFPVDTSPLVREHRSIAGVVEKWDLYIRGFELATGYSELVDPVIQRERFREQAKLAARGDVEAMPIDEEFLRALEHGMPPSGGMGMGIDRLLMAITGLGIRETILFPLVK; from the coding sequence ATGACTGACGCGTCCGCCGCGCCCGAATCGGCCTCGGCCGACCCTTCGACCGAGGAGGACACTCACGAGCAGAGGGCCGTCCGCCTCGCCAAGCGCGAGCGCCTGATCGAGAAGCGGGCGGATGCCGCAGGCGGTGCCTTCCCGGTCGCCGTTCCGGTCACGCACAGCATTCCGGCGCTCCGCGCGCAGTACGACGCGCTGGAGGCGGGAGCCGAGACCGGCGTCGTCGTCGGCGTCGCGGGACGTGTCGTGTTCAGCCGCAACACCGGCAAGCTCTGCTTCGCGACGCTGCAGGCCGGCGACGGCACCCGCATCCAGGCGATGATCTCGCTGGCGAACGTCGGTGACGAATCGCTCGCGGAGTGGAAGGAGTTCGTCGACCTGGGCGACCACGTGTTCGTGCACGGCGAGGTGATCTCGAGCCGTCGCGGTGAGCTCTCGATCATGGCTGACGCCTGGGCGATCGCATCGAAGGCGATCCTCCCGCTGCCCAACGCCTACTCCGAGCTGAGCGAGGAGGGCCGCGTCCGCAGCCGCTACCTCGACCTCATCGTGCGCGAGCAGGCCCGAACCACGGTCAGGGCCCGTGCGGCCGTGAACGCGAGCCTACGCGCCACCTTCACGGGTCACGACTACCTCGAGGTGGAGACGCCGATGCTGCAGGTGCAGCACGGCGGAGCATCCGCCCGCCCGTTCGTCACCCGCTCGAACGCCTTCGACACCGAGCTCTACCTGCGCATCGCGCCGGAGCTCTACCTGAAGCGCGCCGTCGTCGGCGGCATCGAGCGCGTGTTCGAGATCAACCGCAACTTCCGCAACGAGGGCGCCGACTCGACGCACAGCCCGGAGTTCGCCATGCTCGAGGCCTACCAGGCCTATGGCGACTACAACCAGATGGCCGCGCTCACGCAGGAGCTGGTGCAGCAGGCCGCGATCGCGGTGACCGGCTCGACCACGGTGACCTGGGCCGACGGCACCGAGTACGACCTGGGCGGCGAGTGGGACCGCATCTCGATGTACGAGTCGCTCTCCGCGGCATCCGGTCGCACGGTCACCCCGCAGGACGCGGTCGAGGATCTGATCGCCTTCGCCGAGGCGAGCGGGGTCGACCTTCCGCCGCAGGCCACGCACGGCAAGCTCGTCGAGGAGCTGTGGGAGCACTTCGTGAAGGGCGACCTCGTGCGTCCGACCTTCGTGATGGACTTCCCCGTCGACACCTCGCCGCTGGTGCGCGAGCACCGCTCCATCGCCGGCGTCGTGGAGAAGTGGGACCTGTACATCCGCGGCTTCGAACTCGCGACCGGATACTCCGAGCTCGTCGACCCCGTGATCCAGCGTGAGCGGTTCCGCGAGCAGGCGAAGCTCGCGGCTCGCGGCGACGTCGAGGCGATGCCCATCGACGAGGAGTTCCTGCGGGCCCTCGAGCACGGCATGCCGCCGTCCGGCGGCATGGGCATGGGCATCGACCGTCTGCTGATGGCGATCACGGGGCTCGGCATCCGCGAGACGATCCTCTTCCCGCTCGTCAAGTAG
- a CDS encoding TetR/AcrR family transcriptional regulator, which translates to MAARGSYAKGVARREEILESALDVIGRKGYQNASLKEIAEVVGVTPAALLHYFGSKEELFTAVLRKRDEHDGLEPSVLDAQDAVEGFLEVIRHNTQVPGLVALFSRLSVDAADPAHPAHDYFLERSERLRSTIAESFSSEQQRTTLDPDTLARIIQAASDGLQLQWMIDPTVDMPGIMAALIDALQPAAAKTTD; encoded by the coding sequence ATGGCTGCCCGAGGTTCCTATGCGAAAGGCGTCGCACGACGCGAAGAGATCCTGGAGAGCGCCCTCGACGTCATCGGCCGCAAGGGCTACCAGAACGCCTCCCTCAAGGAGATCGCCGAGGTCGTCGGCGTGACCCCCGCCGCCCTCCTGCACTACTTCGGCTCGAAGGAAGAGCTCTTCACCGCGGTGCTGCGCAAACGCGACGAGCACGACGGCCTCGAGCCCTCCGTGCTCGACGCCCAGGATGCCGTCGAGGGCTTCCTCGAGGTCATCCGCCACAACACCCAGGTCCCGGGTCTTGTCGCCCTGTTCTCACGCCTCTCGGTCGACGCCGCCGACCCCGCGCATCCCGCCCACGACTACTTCCTCGAGCGCAGCGAGCGGCTGCGCTCGACCATCGCCGAGAGCTTCTCCTCCGAGCAGCAGCGCACCACGCTCGACCCCGACACGCTGGCACGGATCATCCAGGCCGCGTCCGACGGTCTGCAGCTGCAGTGGATGATCGACCCCACCGTGGACATGCCCGGCATCATGGCCGCGCTGATCGACGCCCTCCAACCGGCGGCCGCGAAGACGACCGACTAG
- the serS gene encoding serine--tRNA ligase, with amino-acid sequence MIDLALLRDNPEIVRRSQVARGNDQGTVDTALEADRSRRAALTTFEELRAEQNAFGKQVAKAPKDEKAALVAQAKELAERVKQAQVAANEAVEAASVALARIENVVIDGVPAGGEADFVELRRVGDVPAFDFEPRDHLELGELLGAIDMERGAKVSGARFYFLRGIGARLEIALMNLALDKALQNGFVPLITPTLVRPEIMQGTGFLGEHADEVYHLDNDDLYLVGTSEVALAGYHKDEIVDLNDGALRYAGWSTCYRREAGSHGKDTRGIIRVHQFNKLEMFVYTNPEDAEAEHLRLVALQEEMLTSLGLAYRVIDVAAGDLGSSAARKYDIEAWVPTQGAFRELTSTSNCTTYQARRLDVRHRPASDPSTGSGTHDNKTQHVATLNGTLATTRWIVALLETHQQADGSVRVPEVLRPYLGGLDVIRPLGWVDDAALRQAQEPTS; translated from the coding sequence ATGATCGACCTCGCACTCCTCCGCGACAATCCGGAGATCGTCCGCCGTTCGCAGGTTGCCCGTGGAAACGACCAGGGCACCGTCGACACCGCGCTCGAGGCCGACCGATCGCGCCGTGCCGCGCTGACGACGTTCGAGGAGCTGCGCGCCGAGCAGAACGCGTTCGGCAAGCAGGTCGCGAAGGCGCCGAAGGACGAGAAGGCGGCTCTCGTCGCCCAAGCCAAGGAGCTCGCCGAGCGCGTCAAGCAGGCCCAGGTCGCGGCGAACGAGGCGGTGGAAGCGGCATCCGTCGCCCTCGCCCGGATCGAGAACGTCGTGATCGACGGTGTGCCGGCCGGCGGCGAGGCCGACTTCGTCGAGCTGCGCCGGGTCGGCGACGTTCCCGCGTTCGACTTCGAGCCCCGCGACCACCTGGAACTCGGCGAGCTCCTCGGTGCGATCGACATGGAGCGCGGTGCGAAGGTGTCGGGCGCGCGCTTCTACTTCCTCCGCGGCATCGGCGCCCGCCTCGAGATCGCCCTCATGAACCTCGCGCTCGACAAGGCGCTGCAGAACGGCTTCGTGCCGCTGATCACGCCGACCCTCGTGCGCCCGGAGATCATGCAGGGCACCGGCTTCCTCGGCGAGCACGCCGACGAGGTCTACCACCTCGACAACGACGACCTCTACCTCGTCGGGACCAGCGAGGTCGCGCTCGCCGGGTACCACAAGGACGAGATCGTGGATCTGAACGACGGCGCCCTCCGCTACGCCGGCTGGTCCACCTGCTACCGCCGGGAGGCCGGTTCGCACGGCAAGGACACCCGCGGCATCATCCGCGTCCACCAGTTCAACAAGCTCGAGATGTTCGTCTACACGAACCCCGAGGACGCCGAGGCCGAGCACCTCCGCCTCGTCGCGCTGCAGGAGGAGATGCTGACCTCGCTCGGCCTCGCCTACCGCGTGATCGACGTCGCGGCCGGCGACCTCGGATCGAGCGCCGCGCGCAAGTACGACATCGAGGCCTGGGTTCCGACCCAGGGTGCGTTCCGCGAGCTCACGTCGACCTCGAACTGCACGACGTATCAGGCGCGGCGACTCGATGTGCGGCATCGTCCGGCCAGCGACCCTTCGACAGGCTCAGGGACCCACGACAACAAGACGCAGCACGTCGCGACGCTCAACGGCACCCTCGCCACCACGCGCTGGATCGTCGCGCTGCTCGAGACGCATCAGCAGGCCGACGGCTCCGTGCGCGTGCCCGAGGTGCTGCGACCGTACCTCGGAGGACTCGACGTCATCCGCCCGCTCGGGTGGGTCGACGATGCCGCGCTTCGACAGGCTCAGGAACCCACTTCATGA
- the cls gene encoding cardiolipin synthase produces MTPESVAWWIAAFLLLLDLVIRTTAIIVIPRNRRPTAAMAWLLAVFFIPFIGVFLFLLIGNPRLPRARRRKQDQINEYIAQTSEHLHFGTLRPHAPGWFGPIVEMNQRLGALPLSGDNGAHLISDYQESLDAMADAIREAQDYVHIEFYILQSDDSTDNFFRAMEEIAARGVEVRVLLDHWANRWKPRYRATVKRLNAMGADWQLMLPVQPLKGKMQRPDLRNHRKLLVVDGKVAFLGSQNVTASTYNLPKNIKRGLNWVDLMVRIDGPVVLSVNAIFLSDWYSETDEVLEEIDIAHADIGSGNLDCQVVPSGPGFEVENNLRLFLGLLYAAKHRIMIVSPYFVPDEALLLAVTAAVDRGVEVELFVSEEGDQAMVYHAQRSYYEVLLKAGVRIWMYRKPYILHTKSLTIDDEVAVIGSSNMDMRSFGLNLEVSMLVRGEEFVSEMRAVEDKYRSLSRELTLEEWMQQPLRSTVLDNLARLTSALQ; encoded by the coding sequence ATGACGCCGGAGAGCGTGGCCTGGTGGATCGCCGCGTTCCTGCTGCTCCTCGATCTCGTCATCCGCACCACCGCGATCATCGTTATCCCGCGCAATCGCCGCCCCACCGCCGCGATGGCCTGGCTCCTCGCCGTGTTCTTCATCCCCTTCATCGGTGTGTTCCTCTTCCTGCTCATCGGAAACCCGCGCCTCCCGCGTGCCCGCCGGCGCAAGCAGGATCAGATCAACGAGTACATCGCGCAGACGAGCGAGCACCTCCACTTCGGGACTCTTCGCCCGCATGCGCCCGGCTGGTTCGGCCCGATCGTGGAGATGAACCAGAGGCTCGGCGCCCTGCCGCTCTCCGGCGACAACGGGGCGCACCTCATCTCGGATTACCAGGAATCGCTCGACGCGATGGCCGACGCGATCCGCGAGGCGCAGGACTACGTCCACATCGAGTTCTACATCCTTCAGTCCGACGACTCGACCGACAACTTCTTCCGGGCGATGGAGGAGATCGCGGCTCGTGGCGTCGAGGTGCGCGTGCTCCTCGACCACTGGGCGAACCGTTGGAAGCCGCGCTACCGGGCGACCGTCAAGCGGCTGAACGCCATGGGCGCCGACTGGCAGCTGATGCTCCCGGTGCAACCGCTCAAGGGGAAGATGCAGCGGCCCGACCTGCGCAACCACCGCAAGCTCCTCGTCGTCGACGGGAAGGTCGCCTTCCTCGGGTCGCAGAACGTCACGGCATCGACCTACAACCTGCCGAAGAACATCAAGCGCGGCCTGAACTGGGTCGACCTCATGGTCCGCATCGACGGGCCGGTCGTGCTCAGCGTGAACGCGATCTTCCTCAGCGACTGGTACAGCGAGACCGATGAGGTGCTCGAGGAGATCGACATCGCCCATGCCGACATCGGCTCGGGCAACCTGGACTGCCAGGTGGTGCCGTCGGGTCCCGGCTTCGAGGTCGAGAACAATCTGCGCCTGTTCCTCGGCCTGCTCTACGCGGCCAAGCACCGCATCATGATCGTCAGCCCCTACTTCGTCCCCGACGAGGCGCTGCTGCTCGCCGTCACCGCTGCGGTCGACCGGGGCGTCGAGGTCGAGCTGTTCGTCTCGGAGGAGGGCGATCAGGCGATGGTGTACCACGCCCAGCGCAGCTACTACGAGGTGCTGCTCAAGGCGGGGGTGCGCATCTGGATGTACCGCAAGCCCTACATCCTGCACACGAAGAGCCTCACGATCGACGACGAGGTCGCGGTCATCGGCTCGAGCAACATGGACATGCGCTCCTTCGGTCTGAACCTCGAGGTCTCGATGCTCGTGCGCGGCGAGGAGTTCGTCTCGGAGATGCGCGCTGTCGAGGACAAGTACCGCTCGTTGAGCCGTGAGCTGACGCTGGAGGAGTGGATGCAGCAGCCGCTCCGATCGACGGTGCTCGACAACCTCGCCCGCCTCACCTCCGCCTTGCAGTAG
- a CDS encoding diacylglycerol/lipid kinase family protein, whose protein sequence is MTTSDSARRQAALVYNPIKVDGKRLRGAVRDLSREAGWEHPAFYPTSIEDAGQAATAQALARGVDVVLVAGGDGTVRAVSEAIANTGVPLAILPSGTGNLLARNLGLPLGDPREMIRAALGDFRHPIDIGWARVSRADGEESEHAFVVLAGIGLDADMIANTRSDLKKSVGWIAYVDGAARSLPRARPFRAVYQIDDGRLHSTKVHSILFANCGTLPAGIALIPDASITDGTLDVAVIQPTGVLGWLGVWRKIWWDNSVLRRSRAGRRVLERRGRDASVHYFRGAAAEAAAPGPTPVELDGDEFGEAVRITCRADPGALLLALPAGHPVSML, encoded by the coding sequence ATGACCACGAGCGATTCCGCCCGACGACAGGCGGCGCTCGTCTACAACCCGATCAAGGTCGACGGCAAGCGTCTCCGCGGCGCGGTGCGCGATCTGTCGAGGGAAGCCGGCTGGGAGCATCCGGCCTTCTACCCGACCAGCATCGAGGATGCCGGACAGGCGGCGACCGCGCAGGCCCTGGCCCGTGGCGTCGACGTCGTGCTCGTGGCGGGCGGTGACGGCACCGTGCGCGCGGTCTCCGAGGCGATCGCGAACACCGGCGTGCCGCTGGCGATCCTGCCGAGCGGCACGGGCAACCTGCTGGCGCGCAACCTGGGACTCCCGCTCGGGGACCCGAGGGAGATGATCCGGGCAGCACTCGGCGACTTCCGGCATCCGATCGACATCGGCTGGGCGCGGGTGAGCCGCGCGGACGGCGAGGAGTCCGAGCACGCGTTCGTGGTGCTCGCCGGCATCGGCCTGGACGCCGACATGATCGCGAACACGCGCTCCGACCTCAAGAAGTCCGTCGGCTGGATCGCGTACGTCGACGGGGCGGCACGGTCGCTCCCGCGGGCCCGGCCGTTCCGCGCGGTCTACCAGATCGACGACGGACGCCTGCATTCGACGAAGGTGCACAGCATCCTGTTCGCGAACTGCGGGACGCTCCCGGCCGGGATCGCGCTGATCCCCGACGCCTCCATCACCGACGGGACGCTCGACGTCGCCGTCATCCAGCCGACGGGGGTGCTCGGCTGGCTCGGCGTGTGGCGCAAGATCTGGTGGGACAACTCGGTCCTGCGGCGCTCCCGGGCCGGACGCCGCGTCCTGGAGCGCCGCGGCCGCGACGCCTCGGTGCACTACTTCCGCGGGGCGGCGGCGGAGGCCGCGGCGCCCGGCCCGACGCCCGTCGAGCTCGACGGAGACGAGTTCGGCGAGGCGGTGCGCATCACCTGTCGGGCCGACCCCGGCGCGCTGCTGCTCGCGCTGCCCGCCGGGCACCCGGTGTCGATGCTCTGA
- a CDS encoding HAD family hydrolase, translated as MSEPWLVGLDVDGTILLQDETMSPGVPEAITRVREAGHEVTIATGRSWMATRRYVEELGLTAEYVVCSNGAVTMRRVDGEWERWKIETFDPRPVLALLQERLPDARYMVELASAQRLYTAQLDDWTLDGGRQVDFDELGAEPVSRIVVVSPGHDEEDFHRLVSDAGLNEVSYAIGWTAWLDIAPQGVDKGTALEQVRTALGVDGSRVFVAGDGRNDIGMFGWAQSHGGRAVAMGQAPDEVKNAAGEITDDVVDGGLAAALDTLPAPAQVDASE; from the coding sequence ATGAGCGAACCCTGGCTCGTCGGCCTCGATGTCGACGGCACGATACTGCTGCAGGACGAGACGATGAGCCCCGGCGTGCCCGAGGCGATCACCCGTGTCAGGGAAGCCGGGCACGAGGTCACGATCGCCACCGGCCGCAGCTGGATGGCGACGCGACGCTACGTCGAGGAACTGGGCCTGACGGCGGAGTACGTCGTCTGCTCCAACGGCGCTGTGACCATGCGCCGCGTCGACGGGGAGTGGGAGCGCTGGAAGATCGAGACCTTCGACCCGCGGCCGGTCCTCGCGCTGCTGCAGGAGCGCCTGCCCGACGCGCGCTACATGGTCGAGCTCGCATCGGCGCAGCGTCTGTACACCGCCCAGCTCGACGACTGGACCCTCGACGGCGGCCGCCAGGTCGACTTCGACGAGCTCGGAGCCGAGCCGGTCTCGCGCATCGTCGTCGTCTCGCCGGGGCATGACGAGGAGGACTTCCACCGGCTGGTGTCGGATGCCGGACTCAACGAGGTCTCCTACGCGATCGGCTGGACCGCCTGGCTCGACATCGCGCCGCAGGGCGTCGACAAGGGCACGGCGCTGGAGCAGGTGCGCACCGCGCTCGGCGTCGACGGCAGCCGCGTGTTCGTGGCCGGGGACGGCCGGAACGACATCGGCATGTTCGGCTGGGCGCAGTCCCACGGGGGCCGCGCGGTGGCGATGGGGCAGGCTCCGGACGAGGTGAAGAATGCCGCGGGCGAGATCACGGACGACGTGGTCGACGGCGGCCTGGCGGCTGCTCTCGACACGCTTCCAGCACCCGCCCAGGTCGACGCGTCAGAATAG
- a CDS encoding LCP family protein yields the protein MSENSRRRRTIARHGQQRTPGAVGQLMKFLAIGLAVVLVSGFGVGAYILYDFSSTVSANAVDLEGQEQVPPDIGEYKEGFNLVLTGVDTCEENYKELFGDRCTGADSEGTLNDVNLLVHVSQEPRRITVISFPRDLMVPIPECTDPEGEVHSGMSKQPINVAYTDAGLNCVAKTISALTGQEVQFAASVTFGGVIEITNAIGGVEVCLASPIDDVYTGLDMEAGTHYLQGLQALQFLRTRHGVGDGSDLGRIGNQQQYMSSLTRALISSDTLGNVPVMLKLANIGLNNLETSTSLADPMKIVQIALAVKSVPFDDIVFLQYPTVGDSDDPNKVVPNEQAASIMWDAITANAKLQVTHQNTSNDGVVVQDPAAPVEGATPDPSVVALPDTIKGNSAAQQTCSNGNVR from the coding sequence GTGAGCGAGAACTCCCGACGGCGTCGCACCATCGCGCGACACGGTCAGCAGCGGACCCCCGGCGCGGTCGGTCAGCTGATGAAGTTCCTCGCCATCGGCCTCGCCGTGGTGCTAGTCAGCGGGTTCGGCGTCGGTGCGTACATCCTCTACGACTTCTCCAGCACGGTGTCCGCGAACGCGGTCGATCTGGAAGGTCAGGAGCAGGTGCCGCCGGACATCGGCGAGTACAAGGAGGGCTTCAACCTCGTCCTCACGGGTGTCGACACCTGTGAGGAGAACTACAAGGAGCTCTTCGGCGACCGCTGCACCGGAGCGGACTCCGAAGGCACGCTCAACGACGTGAACCTGCTGGTGCACGTCTCGCAGGAGCCTCGTCGCATCACCGTCATCAGCTTCCCGCGCGACCTGATGGTCCCGATCCCGGAGTGCACCGACCCGGAAGGTGAAGTGCACTCGGGCATGAGCAAGCAGCCCATCAACGTCGCCTACACCGACGCCGGACTGAACTGCGTCGCGAAGACGATCTCCGCGCTCACGGGGCAGGAGGTCCAGTTCGCGGCCTCCGTCACCTTCGGCGGCGTCATCGAGATCACGAACGCGATCGGCGGCGTCGAGGTCTGCCTCGCCAGCCCGATCGACGACGTCTACACGGGCCTCGACATGGAGGCGGGAACGCACTACCTCCAGGGGCTTCAGGCGCTGCAGTTCCTCCGCACCCGGCACGGCGTCGGCGACGGCAGCGACCTCGGCCGCATCGGCAACCAGCAGCAGTACATGTCGAGCCTGACGCGCGCGCTCATCAGCAGCGACACCCTCGGCAACGTGCCGGTCATGCTCAAGCTCGCAAACATCGGCCTCAACAACCTCGAGACCAGCACCTCGCTCGCTGATCCGATGAAGATCGTGCAGATCGCGCTGGCGGTGAAGTCGGTGCCTTTCGATGACATCGTCTTCCTGCAGTACCCGACCGTCGGCGACAGCGACGATCCCAACAAGGTCGTGCCGAACGAGCAGGCGGCGAGCATCATGTGGGATGCCATCACGGCGAACGCGAAGCTGCAGGTCACGCACCAGAACACCAGCAACGACGGCGTGGTCGTCCAGGACCCCGCGGCCCCGGTCGAAGGCGCGACTCCTGACCCGTCCGTGGTCGCGCTCCCGGACACGATCAAGGGAAACTCCGCCGCGCAGCAGACCTGCTCGAACGGAAACGTCCGCTAG